AGTCGCCGGCATCTTCGGCGGCTACATCGCGATGGCGACGGGCAGCGCGTTCCTCGCGTTCGGTATCAGCGCGGCGTCGCTGCTGTTCTTGAACCTCGGCGTCGAGCGGATTCCGGTCACCCACCACATGACGCTACCCGCGGGTACGGCGGCGCTCGCGTTCACCGCGGGCGGGAGCCAGGGGTCCGCGGCCGTGGCACTCCTCGTGGCCGGCGTGTTCGGCCTCGCGTGCGGTCTGTTCGGTGAACTGTTCCAGCGTATCTTCTACGCGCACGGGGACACTCACTGGGACCCGCCCGCGGCGGCTATCGTCTTCGGGACGTTCCTCGTGTTCGTCCTGTACGCCGTCGGTGTCTTCCCCGACAGTTCGTGGGTCGCGACGCTCGGAATCTAACCGCTCTCGCAAATTTATTACCGGCCGTACCCAATCGGCAACTGAAGGACGGCCGGTCGGAACCCGGTTCGACTGAATGAACATCGAAGAACGAATCCTCCAGCGGAAACGTCGGGGGGAACGGAGACGGTTGCTCGTCGAAGAAACCGTGTTGAGCCCCGTCTGGCACCCGGAGAGTCCGGTCGGACGCGGCGCGACCATCGAGCGACTGCTGGACCGACTCGACCCCGTGTTCGACGGCGAGACGCCCGACGACGTCTACGTCCACGGCCCGTCGGGGTCCGGAAAGTCCGCCGTCGTGACCGCGCTGTTCCGGCATCTCTCTCGGCATCTCTCCTCGCCGACGAACACGATACAGACGACGACTCGGAGCGGAAGCGAGTCGGGGACCATCTTCGCGTACGTCGACGTGCGGACGGCGACGAGCGAGTTCGAGTTCTCCCACCGACTGCTCGACGAGTCCACCGAGGAGTCCGTTCCCCGGCGAGGACTCTCGACGGACGAACTGCGCCGGCGGATTCGACAGACCCTCCGGACGCAGTCGCTCGTCGTCGCACTCGACCACGTCGACGACGTAGACCCGACGCTCTTGGAGTGGCTCTCGACCGAACGCGAGGAGTGGAGTCGCGACGTGGCGGTGGTCGCTGTCGGGCGCGCGCGCCC
The genomic region above belongs to Halopelagius inordinatus and contains:
- a CDS encoding Cdc6/Cdc18 family protein, with the protein product MNIEERILQRKRRGERRRLLVEETVLSPVWHPESPVGRGATIERLLDRLDPVFDGETPDDVYVHGPSGSGKSAVVTALFRHLSRHLSSPTNTIQTTTRSGSESGTIFAYVDVRTATSEFEFSHRLLDESTEESVPRRGLSTDELRRRIRQTLRTQSLVVALDHVDDVDPTLLEWLSTEREEWSRDVAVVAVGRARPATAPAAVSDASVVELTPYHRAEVTDILTSRTTAGLARDAVTHDQIRTLATWSEGDAHDALAALLGSVDAALDDGATVIEERHLRAGIDSVPRPCASLGRVLALADNRQEVLRYLLELDDADRSSVQKTADALASRSSLSASTIRRYLYELAEQDIIARVQADESDGAGRPPSRVEPRFPTRAFERLTAVDN